In Quercus robur chromosome 11, dhQueRobu3.1, whole genome shotgun sequence, the sequence ATTGGTCGCCTATATTTCATTACTTTAACCTAAGGTCATATTTTAAGTCTCTTGGGTCCTTTAACCTGAGCTTGGTCAAACTATGCCTTGAACCAGAAGTACAGATTTTAGAGGTTGATTACATGTAGGAAAGTGTTAAGTACTTTACAATAGCCATCAAATTACAATATCTCATTCTATTTATCCTTTCTAATATTATGCAATGCTAGATAAATAgaatacttaaatcaatttattattctttgtatgtttattttgttgtaaatTATGTATCTCCGAagaagtgtatatatatacatacatatatatatatatatatagttagttagttagttgcATGCTATGCTCCCGTGCAAAACTTGTTGATACATATATGCAGGAATGCCCCGAGTAGAATAAGACAGAGAAGACATGGTTTATAGCAGATCAcgtcttttatatatatatatatatagtcatacCTTTTTTTATGAACTAAAAATGGGTATAGTCATACCCATATATTTAAAGCAgatatcttttattattattatttttttaaagtgacatcttaattttaaatcattCGATCATGCATACATATGTGTCTTGATAATCTGTAtcaaaaaatcaattcaaaattttattttaccttttctCGTTATATTTTAGGCCGGCTGGGATTCTtttcaaataaggaaaaatcTTGTTATACCTGTATACActattttaaaatcttattttaaaaacatagtttcaaataaaatggtaaaatgattaaatcatgttttcaaattactatttcacaattttaactaaaatcatattttcaatatataattttaatctaTATGACAATGTGTATAATTAATGAGTGTGCAATAGAAAGTGTATGCAGGAGGTGAAGGCACGCATTGGCTTTTGGGGGGGGACCCACACCACCAAATATCTACTCCCCTGTCCACTGTTAATTTTTATGGATTTCACTCTTCCCTTTGCTTTACGGTCCTAAAATTTAGTTTCTCACATCTGAACTTCACACCCAACAAAATACACATTTACTAAAAGCTGATAAATCCCAAGCTGCCAAGTTgcactttattttaattttaaatttttttttttttaattctaagaAACCAAAAGTGCATGCACTATGTTTGTATGTGTCCAATTGTGAAAAACTATTGTGTATTGCTATactgtttattttttcaaagttcatttctttatttctctcttATCATGatcattttttcctttcaaaaaattGATCCTTTTCTACCATtgcccttccccccccccccccccctctctcaaagttctacattttttttttctagaggaAAATTTGATGGGAGATATTAGGtttttataataattgtttttgtaaatatttataGAAAGTTGGAGAAATATTGCATGCTAATTTGAGTttagaaatattataatattttaaatttgacacATAGTTATGACTAAAGTATAAATATGTAATTTGGCCCTCCCAAGTTAAAAATCTTGGTTATGCTTCTGAGTGTATGATTATCATTATCCATCAAATAAACTGATGATGTCTATTTTCATTATGACCGTAATGGAGCTCAAACATGTTGaggaaatggtttttttttttttttttcgtagaAGGCCACACTTGATTTTAGCCTAAAAAAACCCAAGAAAGTTACGGCATCTGACGCAAAAGTATAAAGTTTAACATGAGGCGTAGCAGGTACTGGAAGAAATTATAAAGGGGTCCGAGGAAATCTTTTTCATAAGTTACTCTTTTTCTCGTTttcattccttttattttttttattttttattttcaactcATAGCATTAGAGTATTAGGGAAACCTGTTGATCTCTTGGTTCTCATGCATCCACATAAGGATTCATTTCCTGCCTGATCCCCGAATAGATCGAGGAACAATTTTTAATTGTAAGAAGAGTAAAACATGTTATGTTGAAAGTGTTACTCTATTCACTTCATACCAAAGTGATGCCAATTTCGGATTAAAAGCAACAGaagcaaaaaagtaaaatcataaaataaataaatgatccAAACTAAGAGGCCTCAGATTGGTTTGGCTTTGCAAGGAACCATGCATGTGAAAGATGACTTATGAAGGATTTAATAGATGCTCTTCTTTAACATCTATAAAAGGGGACAATGGGCCAATGGCAATTACAAACCAATTCACATAGTACCATAATAGCAAGCCAAACATCAAATTCCATGGCTCAAACTATGAAAACCCTTCTTATGCCAATTCTTCTCCTAATGCTAATGGCAATAGTAGAGGCAACTCCTCCAGGTGTTGCGAAGAGCCCGAGCTATGCAAGATGCTTGATAAAGAAGTACAAGTATTGCTATAATCTGAAGCTTGTATGCCCCAAATCTTGCCCTCACCAATGCACGGTGGACTGTGTCTCTTGTAAATCAATATGTGTTGGTTACAAAAGCCCTCCTCCACCTCAAACTCCAACCCATTCACCTCCATCATATCCTCCTCCATCACCTCCTACAAAAACTCCCACACCTCCAACTGCTTCTACTCCACCCCCATCTCCTCCAACTTCTTcaccatcatcaccaccacctcCTGCTCCCACAACTCCCACCCCTCCAACTACTTCCTCTCCACCTCCCTCTATTCCAAGTTCTCCAACACCACCTAGTCCTACCCCGCCTTCACCATCACCTCCACCATCAACACCTTCTCCAACACCTCCTGCTGCAACTCCTCCTTCATTTCCTACCCCATCTCCGCCGATTTCCTCCTCTCCTCCACCAACTCCAAAGACTGTCAAATGCAAGAATAAGAAATACCCTCAGTGTTACAATATGGAGCAAGTATGTCCCAGCTCATGCCCTGGTGGATGTGAGGTTGATTGTGTCACTTGCAAACCTGTTTGCAGTAAGTCTATTCATTAATACACTTTCCAATATTTATAGCcatgctttttcattttttctttttaagcttatatacaattttcaaaaactttagTTTATTGAGGTATAGTTATACTTTtattcaacatatttttttaagcccaatatgcaaaaattaataaatttccacaaaaaatattatttatctaACATAATAaggttttttactattattattattttaatatatttatcattcGAGTGCCAATATTTCATAACAGTAAAAGagttaattttcttttgcacAAAACCATAGCTTTCTTGTGTTATAtttctaaaatgattttattctCACAAATTTTGGAATGGACGATACCTTTTTAAAGTGATTTAGTGTAAGgctgcaatatatatatatatatatatatatatatggattcaaAGTACACCTACTATTTATAGCAATACGATAATAATTCTTCTACATGTTAAATGATAGGCTGTGATAGGCCAGGAGCAGTTTGCCAAGATCCTCGATTTATAGGCGGGGATGGCATCACCTTCTACTTCCACGGCAAGAAAGATCGTGACTTTTGCCTTTTCTCGGACTCCAACCTCCATATTAATGCACACTTCATTGGCAAACGAAACCAGAACATGAAGAGGGACTTCACTTGGGTCCAATCCATTGCAATTCTCTTTGACAAACACCAACTTTTCATCGGTACACAAAAAACTGCCACATGGGAAGACTCCATTGATCGTCTCACCCTCACCTTCGACAACGAGCCTATTACCCTCACCGAAGTAGAAGGTGCTACGTGGCAATCCACAAGTTCTCCAAGTGTTTTTGTCAATAGGCTAGCTGACACTAACAGTGTCATGGTTGAAGTTGAAGGAAGCTTTAGGATCACAGCCAAGGTTGTGCCTATAACCAAAGAAGACTCTAGGATTCATAACTATGGTATAACCAAAGAGGATTCATTTGCTCATCTCGACCTTGGGTTCAAGTTTTTATCTCTGAGCAACGAAGTGAGTGGTGTTTTGGGCCAAACATACAGACCCGACTATGTGAGTCGTGTAAATATTGGAGCTACCATGCCTGTACTGGGAGGGGACAagaattttgaaacttcaagCCTGTTTTCCACGGACTGTGCTGTTGCTAGGTTTGGTGGGTCTGACGGAGAAGCTTCTTTGGAGAATTTGGAGTTGCCCAGCTTGATCTGTGCTAGTGGGATTGATGGGCAAGGAGTTATATGCAGGAGATAAGGCTTATCTTTATATGTTCTAACCTTCAACTGTGATGATGAAAGTTCATAAACACAAAAACGAATAAAACTTTCAAGGCACTGGAGGTAAAAATGACACTTCAAGGTGCTAtgtattatcttttttctttgtattgaaattgaaaaaaaaaatgaaacttttctactgaaatgttttatttatttaatttatgagtAACCTAAGGGAAAGTGACTGGAATGTGGGCAGAAATTTGTTATACTTGCATTATCACTTATTAAGAGCAACGCATATTGTTGAAAATTCCAGTTTAGATTCTTTTGTTTAATAATCGGTAGTgcaattattaatttactagtAAATTATTCGTGATAATGTTGTAAcgttttatataaaatattattagataATGTTGTATAAGTATAATAACATAATTGTTATAAAACTTTATTTG encodes:
- the LOC126706206 gene encoding uncharacterized protein LOC126706206 is translated as MAQTMKTLLMPILLLMLMAIVEATPPGVAKSPSYARCLIKKYKYCYNLKLVCPKSCPHQCTVDCVSCKSICVGYKSPPPPQTPTHSPPSYPPPSPPTKTPTPPTASTPPPSPPTSSPSSPPPPAPTTPTPPTTSSPPPSIPSSPTPPSPTPPSPSPPPSTPSPTPPAATPPSFPTPSPPISSSPPPTPKTVKCKNKKYPQCYNMEQVCPSSCPGGCEVDCVTCKPVCSCDRPGAVCQDPRFIGGDGITFYFHGKKDRDFCLFSDSNLHINAHFIGKRNQNMKRDFTWVQSIAILFDKHQLFIGTQKTATWEDSIDRLTLTFDNEPITLTEVEGATWQSTSSPSVFVNRLADTNSVMVEVEGSFRITAKVVPITKEDSRIHNYGITKEDSFAHLDLGFKFLSLSNEVSGVLGQTYRPDYVSRVNIGATMPVLGGDKNFETSSLFSTDCAVARFGGSDGEASLENLELPSLICASGIDGQGVICRR